One genomic region from Jiangella sp. DSM 45060 encodes:
- a CDS encoding TetR/AcrR family transcriptional regulator, whose protein sequence is MPEEPKKRRYDSLRRETQALQTRAEIARAARRLFLAQGWAATTVRDVAREAGVSVPTVYAAYQNKTGLTRALVDAAGLSADPAQQLAELEDPAADPADQLAAMASFDRRLYERAGDIIVMIRDAGRSEPELAALYTNGRKAADRTRRQVFESWPPGSLRDGIDLPTAVDIYAALCNIDAYTTLTDERGWTPGRIEQWWREALPRELLDPGRTSPRR, encoded by the coding sequence ATGCCCGAGGAGCCCAAGAAACGCCGCTACGACTCGCTGCGACGCGAGACGCAGGCGCTGCAGACGCGGGCCGAGATCGCCCGGGCGGCGCGCCGGCTCTTCCTCGCGCAGGGCTGGGCCGCCACCACGGTCCGTGACGTCGCCCGCGAGGCCGGCGTCTCGGTGCCGACGGTCTACGCCGCCTACCAGAACAAGACCGGCCTCACCCGCGCGCTCGTCGACGCCGCCGGCCTCTCGGCCGATCCCGCGCAGCAGCTGGCGGAGCTGGAGGACCCCGCCGCCGACCCGGCGGACCAGCTCGCCGCCATGGCGTCCTTCGACCGCCGCCTCTACGAACGCGCCGGCGACATCATCGTCATGATCCGCGACGCCGGGCGCAGCGAGCCCGAGCTCGCCGCCCTCTACACCAACGGCCGCAAGGCCGCGGACCGCACCCGGCGGCAGGTGTTCGAGTCGTGGCCGCCGGGATCGCTGCGCGACGGCATCGACCTGCCCACCGCGGTCGACATCTACGCCGCCCTCTGCAACATCGACGCCTACACCACTCTCACCGACGAGCGCGGATGGACGCCCGGCCGGATCGAGCAGTGGTGGCGCGAAGCACTCCCCCGCGAACTGCTCGATCCCGGCCGGACGTCGCCACGCCGCTAG